AGGTGAGTAATGTTATTACACCAAGTTGTTTCTTAACTCACCTGCTGTCAGGCCAGCTTCGTGCCCAGTTTGAAGGTGACAGTTGGCATAATTTCTAAAAAGCGTGAAGTATATGAACTACATGAGGAGTATCTTCCTTTGAAGATAGGATTTGGTGTCAGAATACTTGATTTTATATGAGCAGAGATGAAGCTAAAACTATCCCAGGTAGAGATTTTCCACCCAGGGcgtgcagtccctgggtggtgcatatagTTTGAgattggctattaactgaaaagctggcaagGTTGTGGTTCATTTCcatccagcagcactgtggaagaaaggcctggccatcttcctgtaagattacagccattgaaaaccttatggactgcAGGTCTCTCACATGGGGTGGGTGTGTCTGAAGTATAAAGTTGTGAAGGACAAAATGAGTTGGTATGTGTGAAGTGCCTTCTACATACCAAGGGAAATGGAGGTGTTAACTATTGTTACTTTGTTTTTAAAGTGTTATTGACTTAGAATAAAGATTGATTAAAGTGTCTGGGTTCAAAATTAGCCTACCACCTGTGTGACTTTACGCAAGTTTGTTAATCTCAgaacctcatctgtaaagtggggataacagCACAATAAGATTTTAACAGTAGCTATTatgggtgttttgttttcttaagaaCACAAGGACTGTTTTCCTTTCTAGGTGGCCTGTTTGGCTTATTCTGGTTGTGACCTTGACCTTCCTGAGTCTTTAATATGGTTTCAAGTTTTTAATTGTTTGAATTGTGGTTGGGTGACTTCGAGAATCTGTTTTCTGTGTTGTAGATGAAATCAATTAACAGATGTAGGTGGAACTAGTTAGACTACCACCGCTTAAGTGTGTAGATGGATTCTTAGTATCTCATTTGAGTTACGGAGATGATGTTTTGGGAAGAAGCAAGTGCCTGGGATTATGACAACACCTCGCTGCTTGTTCCCTTTTGCCTGCAGCTAGATACACCGTCAGGTCCTTTGGCATTAGGAGAAATGAAAAAATTGCCGTCCACTGCACAGTTCGTGGGGCCAAAGCAGAGGAAATCTTGGAGAAAGGTCTAAAGGTGAGACTGATTCCCTAATGATTGCAAAGAGTATTTAATTACGGTGGTAGTAATTACTACTAATGTTTTTGAAGCTTCTAAAGGGCTTTTTCTGCACCCAGcagttttaaaatacattctgTTCTTTGGTGGCTTAAAAGGTACTGGGCATTGTTGTGTTGCCATTGCTTTCCCTGGGGTTTTCCCTGCTCTTTGGCAATTGGGAAAGCTCCACAGAATCTGTAGAATTGGGATGTCATTTGGTGTCAGGGAGAGGTTTCGTTCCCAGCCAAGTTTTTCTTTGATGGGGGTGCTGAGTGTTGCAGGCTGAGCGAATTATCTTTTGAGGAGTTGATGCTGATGAATGTCATTACTGCGTTTTCTTCTCAGGTGCGGGAGTATGAGTTGAGAAAAAATAACTTCTCAGATACTGGAAACTTTGGTTTTGGGATCCAAGAACACATCGATCTGGGGATCAAATATGACCCTAGCATTGGTATCTACGGCCTGGACTTCTATGTGGTATGAATATTTAATCTTCTCTGCTCTTGGTCTTTGCAGAGAGCAATCTACTGCTGCTTTATTTTGTATGTGCTCTCTTGATGTTCAGGTCTGGGGTTGAAGCTTTGAGTATTGTCTGcttgtctgttctcctcttttggGAAGGTGTGCGTCCTGTGTGGCAGGCATAGGGATACAGTAGTAAACGAGATAGACAGGATCCCTGCTGTCAGGAAGCTTACAGTCTAGCATCTAGTGAGCACCAACATGGCCTAAAGGTGGAAGGAAGAAAGTGTTCAATCCAGGCACTGAATTGGAAAATTTTTGAGAGAGAGTGTTGGTGCTACTTTTGGCGCATGGGTTAGCTGCTCGCTGCTCTGGGGCTGCTCTTTCCCAGCCCGCCCAGTAGATCCAAGGATGGGGTGACATCTGCCCAGATGATACAGACAAGAGTTTTGGGTGACGTGGCTGTTTGCTCGGGATGGGGATTTTTAAATGTGGAGATGACCATTTGTGTTAGCAGCATTTTGGTCCAACCATACAACTAAAATAGTAATGAGATAGGATGATGATAGGGAGTTTGGGGGTGGCAAAAGTTTGGAAAACATTTTTGAGCTGAACCAGAATGGGGAAAGTTTGACTTTGTTTCTTTATGCGTCTCAgaatttttgaagttttttttacaATATACATGTTGTAgtaagttttgggttttttttttttttttttttttttttgacgttaTTTTTTTAGAAAGTGCTTTGGAGGTTGGGGAAGCAGTGGTGGAGGATCTTTACCATTGGAAGTTTAGGTAGGAAGGGGGAGGGTGCTGAAAGTTCCAGCCTCCAGAGTGAACCTGTAGCGTGGTGGTGTGTTGTCTGGGATGCTGAGAGCAGTTCTGCCAGGCAATTACGAGCATGGGTCTTGCTCCAGAATTCATTGGGCTGCAGGTGACTCTCGAACATCTCTCCAGTGTGTGAGTCTTGTCTGTCCGCTCTTGACTTGAGCTAGCTAGGTGACTGTTGGTTATTCCTGGGACAGGTGCTGGGTAGGCCAGGTTTCAGCATCGCAGACAAGAAGCGCAGGACAGGCTGCATTGGGGCCAAACACAGAATCAGCAAAGAGGAGGCCATGCGCTGGTTCCAGCAGAAGGTAAAGCTGATTTATCAAGTGAGGCGGTGGTCTGTGGTGGTGGTGAATGGAGTTGGGATTTGGGGGTGCAGAATATAGCACCATTTGGCGggtagctttttttaaaaaatggaatatttGGGCACTTTGGTATATGGGAGCTTCCAGGGCTGGTGGTTGGAAAAAAACACCCAGAACTAAGTTTTCTGCTGTCCAAATGAATGTGGGTAGCTGGAAGGGGAGGAATATGGCTTTAAAAGGTGCCCCCTTTTCTGAAGATACAGAGGTTGAGCACAGTGTTGGAATTTTAAAACAAGCCAGCTTCCTGTTTGGTCCAAAAGGGGTGTGGGGTTTAGAGCCAGAGTTCTGCGTATCAGGTTTTAACTCTCAAATGTTAGCCATTGCTGCAGTCTTTGCCATTGCCGCctattctgaaaaaaataaaatctcttctCTTTCAGTATGATGGCATCATCCTTCCTGGCAAATAAATTTCCGTTTCTATGCAAAACGCCAATAAAAAATTTTCAGTGAAATGTACGTTACTGTTGTGTGTTCTGTGAGAGGAGCCTGGCCATGTTGAAGTCCTTGGACATCAAGCCACTTAAAGCTTCGATGGGAATAGCGGGTAACCAAACCCTGTCGTCCTGACTGGAGGCCAGTGTTGCCTGGCAGATGGAGTCCGCGATGTGTAGCGTTGCCCGTGCTCCCCACACCCTGGTTGACGTGCTGTGGTGCGGCAGTGTGCCTTTCATGTAAACTGATGTTAGGGAGGCGGCGGGtatggttggggttggggtttgaAGTTAGGTGGGGTGCAGTGCTTGCCATGTTCTAGGAGGCTCCCCTCTGGTGATCCTGTTCGTCACTAAGGATTTTATCAGTACTGATATGCTGGTAGGGTATCACAGGCTCTGGTGTGGCCCTTGGGATTAAATCTTGGCTTAACTGTTCAGGCTCCATTTTCCTTTGAAATGAGAATTCTGAGTTGTTGAGGGGCAGTATAAGTGGAGTGAATAAAAGGGTGGTCTTTGAGACAAATTGCCTGGATTTGCTTCCCAGCCCTGCTGTCCGCTAGCTCTGTTACCCTGAGCGGGGTTATTAATCTccacctcactttcctcatctgtatcagAGAGGCAGTGATAATAACCCTCAGAGGGTTAAATGGATTAGTACTTGGAGAAGGCTTAGACCAGTACCAGTCCCAAGTGCTCAGAgttactttcatttatttatttattttggtatataTGAGACATGTCTTATAAGTTTGCTCCCCCTTTTGGTGTGGAAGTTAGGCTTGCACCTGTACTTTTCCAGATCACTGGAACAGTGACATGCAAAAACCATTTCTCTGACCATTAGACACAATACTTGACCAGCGGGTTGGTTCATGGTTTTAAAACCTTGCATTTAAATTTTAAGCACATTTTAATTCAGGTATATAATTTATTCATATGTGACTAATGAGTTCATTTGTCCTCCGGCCACCTTTTAATTGCTGTTAAATGGTCCCCTGATTTGTTACCTGCTTTTATAGAGGCATTTTTTTAACGTGACAAGTACTTGCtgtgccctatttttttttttttaatgaaaatatggtATTTTTTGTCTGCCTGATATTAAAATTAACACAGTAGATGTTCTCTTTTCCAGTTAAGATCAGATCCATTTGGTTAAAGGGGAGAATCATGAAATGTGTTCCCATATGTTATCGATCTCGCTTAAAATATAAATGTGCGTTCACATGTCAATCTTTTGCAGTAGGGCCAGGGTCACCACCTAAACAGAATGAAAACCTCTGAAGAAGTCTGATTCTTGTGATTCTGCTTCATTTTTAGAGGGGGGAAAGCACTCATTTTTATAACG
This DNA window, taken from Elephas maximus indicus isolate mEleMax1 chromosome 3, mEleMax1 primary haplotype, whole genome shotgun sequence, encodes the following:
- the RPL11 gene encoding 60S ribosomal protein L11 produces the protein MAQDQGEKENPMRELRIRKLCLNICVGESGDRLTRAAKVLEQLTGQTPVFSKARYTVRSFGIRRNEKIAVHCTVRGAKAEEILEKGLKVREYELRKNNFSDTGNFGFGIQEHIDLGIKYDPSIGIYGLDFYVVLGRPGFSIADKKRRTGCIGAKHRISKEEAMRWFQQKYDGIILPGK